A region of Ictalurus furcatus strain D&B chromosome 1, Billie_1.0, whole genome shotgun sequence DNA encodes the following proteins:
- the iqgap3 gene encoding ras GTPase-activating-like protein IQGAP3, with protein MGESGGELRSGYERLTAEEMDEQRIQNVAYQYLCRLEEAKRWMEACLNEELPPPTELEEALRNGVVLAKLGHCFAPKIVPLKKIYDLNQERYKGVGLQFRHTDNINHWRNALVEVGLPTMFYPETTDIYDKKNMPRTVYCIHALSLYLFRQGLAPQIHDLYGKVKFTDEEINNMKLELDKYGIQMPAFSKIGGILANELSVDEAAVHAAVIAINEAVERGCVKDTAQALRNPNAMLTNLQEQLMAVYQEMLRQARAHKAAKASAKANGSMEKDIYEEYLTQSEIQDNITKVNVRAAVEHVDEAIDCGDALALLSALQNPSLGLRGLLRDHSDWYLEQLTSDREQKALDLGCVDPLERDELQEGISVANEEAQRSRTMLQAISRINEALRCGEPRQTVRALMNPDAHLPDVYPFAAELYQRELAPLQQQCPQGDLQQEELFVAVEMLSAVALINQALEAKDMGAFYATLVSPAAGLADTDDSLMQRYFEELSDLKRKAGRVLLTWNELQSGVNSVNMAAQEEHDQILTIGLINQALSRSDPQKTLAALLLLSSGLMDVVPQNGKRYHDVLTRLKKRKAEMSRDPGAELWLADIQEGVSLANQDTQKALKMSLGLAAVNQAVKDGKASQTLRVMRLPEVALRSVVAECAAAYQTELSALLRAKHVEGDNKSPWIRTKTLDGSSYYFHLQKLEGAWERPHGFVQNSIFLSHEEIQAVCSSVTVAHSREVQWKASELLVVQMQARARGFLLRQKLSERLHFLNTQLPAIITIQSHWRRCLQQSTYRKRLEYLYWNWRAVVKIQAWVKMWLARRRYLARLRYFRRHVGAIIKIQAFFRANRAREEYRMLVHSSTPPLSVVRKFAHLLELGDNDIRQEGELLRLREEVVRTIRSNRQLEADLDLMDLKIGLLVRNRVTLQEVVSHHKKLTKKNKEELSDMMALDKHKGLKSLSKDKREKLEAYQHLFYLLQTQPSYLAQLIFLMQQNKSTRFMETVIFTLFNYGSDCREAYLLLQLFTTALRHEIKLKVDQPQEVVTGNPTVIKMLVSFYRHARGQNALREILGPVVREVLQDRTLGIRIDPVEIYKSWINQTESQTGHKSSLPYEVSAEQALSHPEVQQRLNIAVTNLKTLTDRVLHTITSNLHKLPYGLRYTAKVLRDSLHEKFPQASEEELYKIVGNLVYYRYMNPAVVAPDGFDVVEFGVGSVLLPDQRRTLCSIARILQHSAAHKHFQGDSAHLRALNDYITHMHSKFRKFLKMVCDVPEPEERFNIDEYSEMVILNKPVIYISIGELINTHKLLLEHQDALCPDQNDALFLLLRDLGKVPSVQALVGEGVINSADPNLEQTLAQYNKMEVSLTLTTKFDIFKGSDEKPDARGILLSTKQLIIDVIRAQPGDTLSEVLRSSISQDQEVQHGWMMHRRAQQDARTPEKMKRNQSLIADSNLTLEEKKRKIQRSLRRLEALGVLTPPDSETQILQLIAKDIRHQRLYRQRRQAELVKLKHTLHSLHCKSSFHSEQIDYYSQYISTCLHNLTASQTNGKKAADSKRKKSKQLTLTYTAARLHEKGVLLEIEDLPVTQFKNVIFDIIPSEEGGTFLVKARFLGVDMERFPLKYQDLLQLQYEGVAVMKMFDKAKVNVNLLIFLLNKKFFKK; from the exons atGGGAGAATCCGGTGGTGAACTCCGGTCAGGAT ATGAAAGGTTGACAGCAGAAGAAATGGATGAACAGCGTATCCAAAATGTGGCGTACCAGTACCTGTGCCGCTTAGAGGAAGCAAAGAG GTGGATGGAGGCTTGCCTGAATGAGGAACTTCCACCTCCGACTGAGCTGGAGGAGGCACTGAGGAATGGAGTTGTGTTAGCTAAGCTTGGCCACTGCTTTGCTCCAAAAATTGTTCCTCTGAAGAAGATCTATGACCTCAACCAGGAGCGTTACAAG gGGGTAGGTCTGCAGTTCCGCCACACCGATAACATCAATCATTGGAGGAATGCACTAGTGGAGGTTGGCCTGCCAACG ATGTTCTACCCTGAGACCACAGACATCTATGATAAGAAGAATATGCCACGAACTGTCTACTGTATCCATGCTCTCAG TCTGTACCTTTTCCGTCAGGGTCTGGCTCCTCAAATCCATGACCTGTATGGCAAAGTCAAGTTCACAG ATGAGGAGATCAACAACATGAAGCTGGAACTGGATAAATACGGTATCCAGATGCCTGCTTTCAGCAAGATTGGTGGAATTCTAGCTAATGAGCTATCAGTGGATGAGGCTGCTG TGCATGCAGCAGTGATAGCCATTAATGAGGCGGTGGAGCGGGGCTGTGTGAAGGACACTGCACAAGCACTGCGCAATCCCAACGCCATGCTCACTAACCTGCAGGAGCAGCTCATGGCTGTCTATCAGGAGATGCTGCGCCAGGCTCGTGCTCACAAAGCGGCCAAAGCTTCTGCTAAA GCAAATGGCTCCATGGAGAAGGACATTTATGAAGAGTATCTGACACAAAGTGAGATTCAAGACAACATCACTAAAGTTAATG tgcGTGCAGCTGTAGAGCATGTGGATGAGGCAATAGACTGTGGCGATGCCCTGGCTCTACTCTCAGCCTTGCAGAACCCGAGTCTTGGCTTAAGAGGGCTGCTTAGAGATCACTCTGACTGGTATCTGGAGCAGCTCACATCAGACCGAGAACAGAAAGCTCTG GATCTGGGGTGTGTGGACCCTCTGGAGAGAGATGAGCTGCAGGAAGGTATCAGTGTGGCCAACGAGGAAGCTCAGCGCTCACGAACAA tgctgCAGGCAATATCCAGAATCAATGAGGCTTTGCGGTGTGGTGAGCCACGTCAGACGGTGCGTGCCCTGATGAACCCTGATGCCCACCTGCCTGATGTCTACCCTTTTGCTGCTGAGCTTTACCAGAGAGAACTCGCTCCTCTGCAGCAGCAGTGCCCACAG gGTGACCTGCAGCAGGAGGAGCTGTTTGTGGCTGTAGAAATGCTGTCTGCAGTGGCGTTGATAAACCAGGCACTGGAGGCTAAAGACATGGGAGCATTCTATGCCACTCTGGTCAGCCCTGCTGCTGGCCTTGCAGACACTGATGACAGCTTAATGCAAAG GTATTTTGAGGAGCTTTCAGACCTGAAGAGGAAGGCAGGCCGAGTGCTTCTGACCTGGAACGAGCTGCAAAGTGGAGTGAACAGTGTCAACATGGCAGCTCAGGAGGAGCATGATC AGATCCTGACTATTGGACTGATCAATCAGGCCCTCAGTCGCAGTGACCCTCAGAAAACTCTGGCTGCGTTGCTGCTGCTCTCTAGTGGCCTGATGGACGTAGTGCCACAGAACGGCAAGCGCTACCATGATGTACTGACCCGTCTCAAGAAGCGCAAGGCAGAG ATGAGTCGGGACCCTGGAGCAGAGCTGTGGTTAGCTGATATTCAGGAGGGAGTGAGCCTTGCTAACCAGGATACTCAGAAAGCTCTGAAGA TGTCTCTGGGTCTGGCTGCTGTTAATCAGGCAGTGAAGGACGGTAAAGCCTCTCAGACCCTGCGAGTGATGCGTTTGCCAGAAGTGGCTCTGAGGAGTGTGGTAGCAGAGTGTGCGGCTGCGTACCAAACCGAGCTATCAGCATTGCTCCGTGCCAAGCACGTGGAGG GTGATAACAAAAGCCCATGGATTAGGACAAAGACTCTAGATGGCAGCTCTTACTACTTCCACCTGCAAAAGCTGGAGGGTGCCTGGGAGAGACCTCACGGATTTGTCCAGAATAGCATCTTCCTCAGCCATGAAGAAATTCAG GCAGTGTGCAGCAGTGTAACTGTAGCACACAGTCGGGAGGTGCAGTGGAAGGCCAGCGAGCTGTTGGTGGTGCAGATGCAGGCCCGTGCACGAGGCTTTCTCCTCCGGCAGAAACTTTCTGAGCGCCTGCACTTCCTCAACACTCAGCTACCTGCCATTATAACCATTCAG TCTCACTGGCGGAGGTGTCTGCAGCAGAGCACCTATAGGAAGAGGCTGGAGTACCTCTATTGGAACTGGAGAGCGGTGGTCAAA ATCCAGGCATGGGTGAAGATGTGGCTAGCTCGTAGGAGGTATTTGGCTCGCCTGCGCTACTTCAGAAGACAT GTTGGTGCCATCATAAAGATCCAGGCTTTCTTCAGAGCCAATAGGGCACGTGAAGAGTACAGGATGCTGG TGCACTCCAGTACTCCCCCTTTGTCTGTCGTGCGCAAGTTTGCCCACCTGTTGGAACTGGGGGATAATGATATACGACAGGAGGGGGAGCTGCTGCGCCTGCGGGAGGAGGTGGTGCGCACCATCCGCTCCAACAGACAACTAGAGGCAGACCTGGACCTTATGGACCTGAAGATCGGCTTGCTGGTCCGCAACCGTGTCACGCTTCAG GAGGTGGTGTCACACCACAAGAAACTCACCAAGAAGAACAAAGAAGAGCTGTCTGACATGATGGCCTTGGACAAACACAAaggtctcaagtctctgagcaAAGACAAAAGGGAGAAGTTGGAGGCTTATCAGCACCTGTTCTACCTGTTGCAG ACCCAGCCATCATACCTGGCCCAGCTCATATTCCTGATGCAGCAGAATAAGAGCACACGTTTCATGGAGACGGTCATCTTCACGCTGTTTAACTACGGCTCCGACTGTAGAGAAGCATATCTGCTGTTGCAGCTCTTTACTACCGCCCTCCGCCATGAGATCAA ACTGAAGGTGGACCAGCCTCAAGAGGTGGTGACGGGGAACCCCACAGTCATAAAGATGCTGGTGAGTTTCTATCGTCATGCTCGTGGCCAGAATGCATTGAGGGAGATTTTAGGGCCGGTGGTACGTGAGGTTCTGCAGGATCGCACACTCGGCATTCGCATAGATCCTGTGGAGATCTACAAGAGCTGGATCAACCAGACTGAGAGCCAGACCGGCCACAAGAG CTCACTGCCATATGAGGTGAGTGCAGAGCAGGCACTCAGTCACCCAGAGGTGCAGCAGCGTTTAAACATTGCGGTCACTAACCTGAAGACTCTGACTGACCGCGTGCTCCACACCATCACCAGCAACCTGCACAAATTGCC gtatGGGTTGCGCTACACTGCTAAAGTTCTGCGAGACTCCCTGCATGAGAAGTTTCCTCAAGCCAGTGAGGAGGAGTTGTACAAG atTGTAGGTAACCTGGTGTACTACCGCTACATGAACCCTGCTGTGGTGGCTCCTGATGGATTTGATGTAGTGGAGTTTGGGGTAGGTTCGGTTCTTCTGCCTGATCAGCGACGAACCCTTTGTTCCATTGCCCGAATCCTGCAACACAGTGCGGCACATAAGCACTTCCAGGGGGACTCTGCACACCTGCGTGCCCTGAATGACTACATCACGCACATGCACAGCAAGTTCCG GAAGTTCCTGAAAATGGTGTGTGACGTTCCCGAGCCTGAGGAACGTTTTAACATTGATGAATATTCTGAGATGGTCATTCTCAACAAACCTGTTATCTACATCTCAATTGGGGagctcattaacacacacaag CTGCTGCTGgagcaccaggatgcactgtgTCCTGATCAGAATGATGCTCTCTTCCTTCTGCTGAGGGACCTTGGCAAAGTGCCTTCTGTCCAAGCCCTCGTTG GAGAGGGGGTTATCAACTCTGCAGACCCAAACCTGGAGCAGACTTTGGCTCAATACAATAAGATGGAGGTATCTCTCACCCTCACCACCAAGTTTGACATCTTCAAAGGCTCTGATGAGAAACCTGATGCCCGAGGCATTCTGCTTAG CACTAAGCAGCTGATCATTGATGTGATAAGAGCTCAGCCTGGAGATACACTGAGTGAGGTTCTCCGATCCTCTATCTCTCAGGATCAG gaggtGCAGCACGGCTGGATGATGCACCGCAGGGCGCAGCAAGACGCCCGCACTCCAgaaaagatgaagaggaatcAGTCTCTGATTGCTGACAGCAACCTGACATTGGAGGAAAAGAAGCGGAAGATCCAGCGCAGCTTGAGGAGGCTGGAGGCTCTAGGAGTACTTACCCCACCAGATTCTGAGACTCAGATACTTCAGCTCATTGCCAAG GATATCCGTCACCAGCGTCTGTACCGGCAAAGACGGCAAGCTGAGCTGGTGAAGCTGAAACACACATTGCACAGCCTCCACTGCAAGAGCTCCTTCCACTCTGAACAGATTGACTACTACAGCCAGTACATCTCCACCTGCTTGCACAACCTCACCGCCAg TCAGACAAACGGGAAGAAGGCAGCAGACAGTAAAAGGAAGAAGAGCAAGCAGCTGACACTGACCTACACTGCTGCACGGCTCCATGAAAAGGGAGTCCTCCTGGAGATTGAAGACCTGCCTGTCACACA gTTCAAGAATGTGATCTTTGACATCATACCCAGCGAAGAGGGAGGCACCTTCCTGGTTAAAGCTCGGTTTTTGGGAGTGGACATGGAACGATTTCCCTTGAAATATCAG gactTGCTGCAGCTCCAGTATGAAGGAGTCGCTGTGATGAAAATGTTTGATAAGGCCAAAGTCAATGTCAATCTTCTCATCTTCCTGCTTAACAAGAAATTCTTTAAGAAGTGA